In Stenotrophomonas sp. ESTM1D_MKCIP4_1, a single genomic region encodes these proteins:
- the acs gene encoding acetate--CoA ligase, which produces MADIYPVDPQFAAKARIDKTSYQQQYQASVSDPDAFWGKAAERLDWMRSPTKIKNVSYDLADFHIKWFEDGELNASVNCLDRQLEKRGDKTALLFEPDSPDAPAQHVTYRELYERTCRLGNALRNLGVKKGDRVTIYLPMIVDAAVAMLACARIGAIHSVVFGGFAPNSIADRVSDCQSKLIITADEGLRGGRRIPLKANVDAALKLPGTNTVETVLVVRHTGGAVDMQAPRDRWFHDVVDSQPSTCEPERMNAEDPLFILYTSGSTGKPKGVLHTTGGYLLYAAYTHEAVFDLREDDIYWCTADVGWVTGHSYIVYGPLANGATSLMFEGVPNYPDTSRFWNVIDKHKVSIFYTAPTAIRALMREGEEPVKKASRASLRLLGSVGEPINPEAWRWYYEVVGDSRCPIVDTWWQTETGGILISPLAGAMDLKPGSATLPFFGVQPALVNADGEVQDGPTEGNLIIRDSWPGQMRTVYGDHQRFIDTYFRTYPGSYFTGDGCRRDEDGYYWITGRVDDVINVSGHRIGTAEVESALVSHPKVAEAAVVGFPHDVKGQGIYAYVTLVADEAPSDELHKELVAWVRKEIGPIATPDHLQWAPGLPKTRSGKIMRRILRKIAENAPDQLGDTSTLADPSVVASLVDERKVR; this is translated from the coding sequence ATGGCTGATATCTATCCCGTCGATCCGCAGTTCGCCGCCAAGGCACGCATCGACAAGACGTCCTACCAGCAGCAGTACCAGGCCTCGGTGTCCGACCCGGATGCGTTCTGGGGCAAGGCCGCCGAGCGGCTGGACTGGATGCGCAGTCCGACGAAGATCAAGAACGTCAGCTACGACCTGGCCGACTTCCACATCAAGTGGTTCGAGGACGGCGAGCTCAACGCCAGCGTGAACTGTCTGGACCGCCAGCTGGAAAAGCGCGGTGACAAGACCGCCCTCCTGTTCGAGCCGGACAGCCCGGACGCACCCGCCCAGCACGTGACCTACCGCGAGCTGTACGAGCGCACCTGCCGCCTCGGCAACGCGCTGCGCAACCTGGGCGTCAAGAAGGGCGACCGGGTCACCATCTACCTGCCGATGATCGTCGACGCTGCCGTGGCCATGCTGGCCTGCGCGCGCATCGGTGCGATCCACTCGGTGGTGTTCGGCGGTTTCGCGCCCAACTCGATCGCCGACCGCGTCAGCGACTGCCAGAGCAAGCTGATCATCACCGCCGACGAAGGCCTGCGTGGTGGCCGCAGGATTCCGCTGAAGGCCAACGTCGACGCCGCACTGAAACTGCCGGGTACCAATACCGTCGAAACCGTGCTGGTGGTACGCCACACCGGGGGCGCAGTAGACATGCAGGCCCCGCGCGACCGCTGGTTCCACGACGTGGTGGACAGCCAGCCGTCCACCTGCGAACCCGAGCGCATGAACGCGGAAGACCCGCTGTTCATCCTCTACACCTCCGGTTCCACCGGCAAACCGAAGGGCGTGCTGCACACCACCGGCGGTTACCTGCTGTACGCGGCCTACACCCATGAAGCGGTGTTCGACCTGCGCGAGGACGACATCTACTGGTGCACCGCCGACGTTGGCTGGGTCACCGGCCACAGCTACATCGTCTATGGCCCGCTGGCCAACGGTGCCACTTCGCTGATGTTCGAGGGCGTGCCGAACTACCCGGATACCTCGCGCTTCTGGAACGTGATCGACAAGCACAAGGTGAGCATCTTCTACACCGCGCCCACCGCCATCCGCGCCCTGATGCGCGAAGGCGAGGAGCCAGTGAAGAAAGCCTCGCGCGCCTCGCTGCGCCTGCTCGGCAGCGTCGGCGAGCCGATCAACCCGGAAGCCTGGCGCTGGTACTACGAAGTGGTGGGCGACAGCCGCTGCCCGATCGTCGATACCTGGTGGCAGACCGAGACCGGCGGCATCCTGATCTCGCCGCTGGCCGGCGCGATGGACCTCAAGCCGGGTTCGGCCACCCTGCCCTTCTTCGGCGTGCAGCCGGCGCTGGTCAATGCCGATGGCGAAGTGCAGGACGGCCCGACCGAGGGCAACCTGATCATCCGTGATTCCTGGCCGGGCCAGATGCGCACGGTGTACGGCGACCACCAGCGCTTCATTGATACCTATTTCCGCACCTACCCGGGCAGCTACTTCACCGGCGACGGTTGCCGCCGCGATGAGGACGGCTATTACTGGATCACCGGCCGCGTGGACGATGTGATCAACGTGTCCGGCCACCGCATCGGCACCGCCGAAGTGGAAAGCGCGCTGGTTTCCCACCCGAAGGTGGCCGAAGCCGCTGTCGTCGGCTTCCCGCACGACGTCAAGGGCCAGGGTATCTATGCCTATGTGACCCTTGTGGCCGACGAAGCCCCCAGCGACGAACTGCACAAGGAACTGGTGGCGTGGGTGCGCAAGGAGATCGGCCCCATCGCTACGCCGGACCATCTGCAGTGGGCGCCAGGCCTGCCCAAGACCCGCTCGGGCAAGATCATGCGCCGCATCCTGCGCAAGATCGCCGAGAACGCGCCGGACCAGCTTGGCGACACCTCGACCCTGGCCGACCCGTCGGTCGTGGCCTCGCTGGTGGACGAGCGCAAGGTACGCTGA
- a CDS encoding response regulator transcription factor: protein MTTLLIADDHPLFREALRGAVQRVIPGVQLFEADSVEALYALADQHNDADLVLMDLNMPGAQGFNALVHMRSLHPHLPVVVVSAREEATVMRRALDHGALGFIPKSADSDTIGHALGTILDGETWAPPEAHNVPPTGSEEREVGHRLRELTPQQFRVLQMLGAGRLNKQIAYDLNVSEATIKAHVTAILRKLGVTNRTQAVLMAGKLAIDDDAIVLPPEED from the coding sequence ATGACCACCCTCCTGATTGCCGATGACCACCCGTTGTTCCGTGAAGCCCTGCGCGGAGCCGTGCAGCGGGTCATTCCGGGCGTGCAGCTGTTCGAGGCCGACAGCGTGGAAGCGCTGTATGCGCTGGCCGACCAGCACAACGACGCCGACCTGGTCCTGATGGACCTCAACATGCCCGGCGCGCAGGGATTCAACGCGCTGGTGCACATGCGCTCGCTGCACCCGCACCTGCCCGTGGTGGTCGTGTCCGCCCGCGAAGAAGCGACGGTGATGCGCCGCGCGCTCGATCACGGCGCACTGGGCTTCATTCCGAAATCGGCCGACTCGGACACCATCGGCCATGCACTGGGCACCATCCTCGACGGCGAAACGTGGGCACCGCCGGAGGCGCACAACGTGCCCCCCACCGGCAGCGAGGAACGCGAGGTCGGCCATCGCCTGCGCGAACTGACCCCGCAGCAGTTCCGTGTGCTGCAGATGCTTGGTGCCGGTCGCTTGAACAAGCAGATCGCCTATGACCTCAACGTTTCCGAAGCGACGATCAAGGCACACGTCACCGCCATCCTGCGCAAGCTGGGCGTGACCAACCGCACCCAGGCGGTGCTGATGGCCGGCAAGCTGGCCATCGACGACGACGCCATCGTGCTGCCGCCGGAAGAAGACTGA
- the mntP gene encoding manganese efflux pump MntP, translating to MSPVSILLIGFAMSTDAFAAAIGKGAAMRKPVFRDALRAGIIFGVIEAITPVIGWLLGRAALQYVEAFDHWIAFGLLVALGVHMIINGVRPDSGEEDEDPSHHHGFWKLALTGFATSIDAMAVGIGLAFMDVHIGVMAAVIGLCTLTMVTAGIMLGRVLGSMVGKRAEIIGGVILIIIGSTILYEHLHGVA from the coding sequence ATGTCTCCTGTTTCAATCCTCCTGATCGGCTTCGCCATGTCTACCGATGCCTTCGCTGCCGCGATCGGCAAGGGTGCGGCCATGCGCAAGCCGGTATTCCGTGATGCGCTCCGCGCCGGCATCATCTTCGGCGTCATCGAGGCGATCACGCCCGTCATCGGCTGGCTGCTCGGCCGCGCCGCCCTGCAGTACGTGGAAGCGTTCGACCACTGGATCGCCTTCGGCCTGCTGGTTGCGCTGGGCGTGCACATGATCATCAACGGCGTGCGCCCGGACAGCGGCGAAGAGGATGAAGATCCCTCGCATCACCACGGCTTCTGGAAGCTGGCACTGACCGGTTTCGCCACCAGCATCGACGCGATGGCGGTGGGCATCGGCCTGGCCTTCATGGACGTGCACATCGGCGTGATGGCGGCGGTCATCGGCCTGTGCACGCTCACCATGGTCACCGCCGGCATCATGCTGGGCCGTGTGCTGGGCAGCATGGTCGGCAAGCGCGCCGAGATCATCGGCGGCGTGATCCTGATCATCATCGGTTCGACGATCCTGTACGAACACCTGCACGGCGTGGCGTAA
- a CDS encoding PAS domain-containing hybrid sensor histidine kinase/response regulator: protein MVSSWILLLVSVAYAALLFGVAWWGDRRPMYPDRPWLRPVVYSLALAVYCSSWTFYGAVGTAVRHGVGYLPIYIGPLLMLLFGWRIIERLALVARSQNVVSIADFISSRFGRSRRLAALVAIIALIGIVPYLALQYKAVAMSLQVLTGNTGPTGFFTDPALYVALLMALFATLFGTRQVDATEHHHGMMLAIAFESVIKLLAMLAVGVFAYLWLSNRTDAVVESVHTLFTGLPPVGFISQTLLSFLAIICLPRQFHVAVVECGDVRDVRRARWMFGGYLVLISAMVLPIATAGVTLFGTGGSVADDAMVLALPLAEGRNALALIAYVGGFSAATGMVIVASIALATMVSNDLVMPVLLRRSGDHQEAADMASRVLWIRRMAILLLALMAYSYYRSSSNDSTLASYGLMAFAAVAQFAPGLIGGLYWRGASRRGVEAGMLLGFATWMYTLLLPAMTMAGWVDATWVQHGPFGVEWLRPQQLFGMTGWDPLTHGTFWSLLVNAATMMLVSARWRPGVDERLRAAPFLDPYAERPSVAGGWPGHVHVGDLLALASRVVGERHARRSFFEQAQSLGRELQSSAPADRPWVQFTERLLAASIGAASARLLLTSLLRGSGMDLGEVVAVLDEAGQELRFNREILSTTLENISAGVSVVDPDMRLTAWNRRYQDMFGYPDGMLYVGRPVADLIRYNAERGELGEGDIEVQINRRIGYMRAGSPHVFERTRSDGKVIEMRGQALPGGGYVTSYNDITDYKHAERALLEANETLEQRVAERSHEAEVAQQSKTRFLAAISHDVLQPLNAARLFASALRDSDHVSDEQKHLAERVDASLRAAEELLDGLLDVSRLDAGGLHPVIGEFDVSALMRELAAQYTPVAAGRGLRLDLFARTTWVRSDRRLLRRVLQNFLANALRYTRQGRIVLAVRQRGDEVELQVWDTGPGIPEHHMRQIFDEFHRYQQPFDWGEQGLGLGLSICQRISRLLDHRLNARSRVGSGSMFSIILPRVAPLPGYSEPLLPTQAAPPPVRSDSLAGMRVLCVDNDEEILDGMRALLGRWQVQVITASTVDQALQKVAEQPQVMLVDYHLHDRMDGLDALVALREAAGYPLPGALLTADGRDELKRMARERGYRVLTKPIKPASLRAFLGALRDAR, encoded by the coding sequence GTGGTCTCCAGCTGGATCCTGCTGCTGGTCTCGGTTGCCTATGCCGCGCTGCTGTTCGGCGTAGCGTGGTGGGGCGACCGTCGGCCGATGTACCCCGACCGGCCCTGGTTGCGGCCGGTTGTCTACAGCCTGGCCCTGGCCGTGTACTGCTCGTCGTGGACCTTCTACGGCGCGGTCGGAACCGCGGTGCGCCATGGCGTGGGCTACCTGCCCATCTACATCGGCCCGCTGCTGATGCTGCTGTTCGGCTGGCGCATCATCGAGCGCCTGGCGCTGGTGGCGCGCAGCCAGAACGTGGTGTCCATCGCCGATTTCATCTCCTCGCGCTTCGGCCGCTCGCGGCGGCTGGCCGCGCTGGTGGCCATCATCGCCCTGATCGGCATCGTTCCGTACCTGGCCCTGCAGTACAAAGCGGTGGCGATGAGCCTGCAGGTGCTGACCGGCAATACCGGCCCCACCGGCTTCTTCACCGACCCGGCGCTGTATGTGGCGCTGCTGATGGCCCTGTTTGCGACCCTGTTCGGTACCCGCCAGGTCGATGCCACCGAGCACCACCACGGCATGATGCTGGCCATCGCCTTTGAATCGGTCATCAAGCTGCTGGCGATGCTGGCGGTGGGCGTGTTTGCCTACCTGTGGCTGAGCAATCGCACCGATGCGGTGGTGGAGTCGGTGCATACGCTGTTCACCGGCCTGCCCCCGGTGGGCTTCATCTCGCAGACCCTGCTCAGCTTCCTGGCGATCATCTGCCTGCCGCGGCAGTTCCACGTGGCGGTGGTGGAATGTGGCGACGTGCGTGACGTGCGCCGCGCGCGCTGGATGTTCGGCGGCTATCTCGTATTGATCTCGGCGATGGTGCTGCCGATTGCCACGGCGGGTGTCACCCTGTTCGGTACCGGCGGCAGCGTGGCCGATGATGCGATGGTGCTGGCCCTGCCGTTGGCCGAAGGCCGCAACGCGCTGGCGCTGATCGCCTACGTTGGTGGCTTCTCGGCGGCAACCGGCATGGTCATCGTGGCCTCCATCGCGCTGGCCACCATGGTCAGCAATGACCTGGTGATGCCGGTGCTGCTGCGCCGCAGTGGTGACCACCAGGAAGCGGCCGACATGGCCTCGCGCGTGCTCTGGATCCGCCGCATGGCGATCCTGCTGCTGGCCTTGATGGCCTACAGCTACTACCGCAGCAGCAGCAACGACAGCACCCTGGCCTCGTACGGGCTGATGGCCTTCGCTGCCGTGGCGCAGTTCGCGCCAGGGCTGATCGGCGGCCTCTACTGGCGCGGCGCCAGCCGCAGGGGCGTCGAAGCCGGCATGCTGCTCGGCTTCGCCACCTGGATGTACACCCTGCTGCTGCCGGCGATGACCATGGCCGGCTGGGTCGATGCAACCTGGGTGCAGCATGGACCGTTCGGGGTTGAGTGGCTGCGCCCGCAGCAGCTGTTCGGCATGACCGGCTGGGACCCGCTCACCCATGGCACCTTCTGGTCGCTGCTGGTGAACGCGGCCACGATGATGCTGGTGTCGGCGCGCTGGCGCCCCGGCGTGGATGAACGCCTGCGTGCCGCGCCGTTCCTCGATCCCTATGCCGAGCGCCCCTCGGTGGCAGGTGGCTGGCCCGGCCATGTGCACGTGGGCGATCTGCTGGCGTTGGCGTCGCGCGTGGTCGGCGAGCGCCACGCGCGCCGTTCGTTCTTTGAACAGGCGCAGTCGCTGGGCCGCGAACTGCAGTCATCGGCGCCGGCCGACCGGCCCTGGGTGCAGTTCACCGAGCGCCTGCTGGCGGCCTCGATCGGTGCTGCCTCCGCGCGTCTGCTGCTGACCAGCCTGCTGCGCGGCTCGGGCATGGATCTGGGCGAAGTGGTGGCCGTGCTGGACGAGGCGGGGCAGGAGCTGCGCTTCAACCGCGAGATCCTGTCCACCACGCTGGAAAACATCAGCGCGGGTGTCAGCGTGGTCGACCCGGACATGCGCCTGACCGCCTGGAACCGCCGCTACCAGGACATGTTCGGCTACCCCGACGGCATGCTGTACGTGGGCCGGCCGGTGGCGGACCTGATCCGCTACAACGCCGAACGCGGTGAGCTGGGCGAAGGCGATATCGAAGTACAGATCAACCGCCGCATCGGCTACATGCGTGCCGGTTCACCGCATGTGTTCGAGCGTACCCGCAGCGACGGCAAGGTGATCGAGATGCGCGGCCAGGCCCTGCCCGGCGGCGGTTACGTGACCAGTTACAACGACATCACCGACTACAAGCACGCGGAAAGGGCGCTGCTGGAAGCCAACGAGACGCTCGAGCAGCGCGTGGCCGAGCGCTCGCACGAGGCGGAAGTCGCGCAGCAGTCCAAGACCCGGTTCCTGGCCGCCATCAGCCATGACGTGCTGCAGCCGCTGAACGCCGCGCGCCTGTTCGCCTCCGCGCTGCGTGACAGCGACCACGTAAGCGATGAACAGAAGCACCTGGCCGAGCGCGTGGATGCCTCGCTGCGTGCGGCCGAAGAACTGCTGGACGGTCTGCTGGACGTGTCGCGGCTGGATGCCGGTGGCCTGCATCCGGTGATCGGCGAGTTCGACGTGAGTGCATTGATGCGCGAGCTGGCCGCGCAGTACACGCCCGTGGCTGCCGGCCGCGGCCTGCGTCTGGATCTGTTCGCGCGCACCACCTGGGTGCGCAGTGACCGCCGCCTGCTGCGCCGTGTGCTGCAGAACTTCCTGGCCAACGCGCTGCGCTACACGCGCCAGGGCCGCATCGTGCTGGCCGTGCGCCAGCGGGGTGATGAAGTGGAACTGCAGGTGTGGGATACCGGCCCGGGCATTCCCGAGCACCACATGCGGCAGATCTTCGATGAGTTCCATCGCTACCAGCAGCCCTTCGACTGGGGCGAGCAGGGGCTGGGCCTGGGCCTGTCGATCTGCCAGCGCATCTCGCGCCTGCTGGACCACCGCTTGAACGCGCGCAGCCGGGTCGGCAGTGGTTCGATGTTCTCGATCATCCTGCCGCGCGTGGCGCCGTTGCCGGGCTACAGCGAACCCCTGCTGCCCACCCAGGCCGCACCGCCGCCGGTACGCAGCGATTCGCTGGCCGGCATGCGCGTGCTGTGTGTGGACAACGACGAAGAGATTCTTGACGGCATGCGCGCGCTGCTGGGCCGGTGGCAGGTGCAGGTCATCACCGCATCAACGGTGGACCAGGCGCTGCAGAAGGTGGCCGAGCAGCCGCAGGTGATGCTGGTGGATTACCACCTGCACGACCGCATGGATGGGCTGGATGCGCTGGTGGCGCTGCGCGAAGCGGCGGGCTACCCGTTGCCGGGCGCGCTGCTGACCGCCGACGGCCGCGATGAACTGAAGCGCATGGCACGCGAGCGGGGTTATCGCGTGCTGACCAAGCCGATCAAGCCGGCCTCGCTGCGCGCCTTCCTCGGCGCACTGCGCGACGCGAGGTAA
- a CDS encoding S46 family peptidase translates to MSARKTLPAALALGLTLAAGAHADEGMWMPTQLPELAKPLKAAGFKGNPAELANVTAPPLSAVVRAGGGTASFVSKDGLLLTNHHVAMGVIQYNSSPEHNLINDGFIAQGRADERPANPDFRVLVTVGFDKVTDQVLAQAKGKTGRAYFDAVDAASKQIVAECEKDGSVRCSVANMYYGTDFYRIAQLELSDVRLVYAPPRAIGNYGDEIDNFMWPRHTGDFTLLRAYVGKDGKPAAYSKDNVPYQAPAHLQMSVEGPKEGDYAMLAGYPGITYRHRTAAEFAGQIDTVLPRRVSVFQQMIDTIEAASANDAQARTRYASQLQSLKNNRKRAAGELEGLLRSDAKAQRAADESAMLAATDRRYQADIKALLANLSQGAAVGERDLLLDQMALQTQLLRSALLLERLRIESAKPDAQRETGFQQRDQAMIEGVLKQVQRRYAPEVEKALLGSLLTRYQQLPDAQRVAEFDAAFGRTPVQLGKALDTLYAGTQLGDEAQRLSRFAAAREGKALAADPLIAIAAPLVAAQLRIENESKTREGEQLRLRPAYMQALFAWRAKQGRAVYPDANRTLRISYGKVEALHPRDGVTYSPVTTVAGIVEKNTNAYPFDAPKPLLAAIAKGDFGTTADPALKTQTVNFLTNLDTTGGNSGSPVLNAKGELIGLNFDSNWESVSASWWFDPRFKRAVHVDMRYLRWLLAKVYPAPELLKEMGVPAQ, encoded by the coding sequence ATGTCTGCCCGCAAAACCCTTCCTGCCGCCCTGGCCCTGGGCCTGACCCTCGCCGCAGGCGCCCACGCCGATGAAGGCATGTGGATGCCGACCCAGCTGCCGGAGCTGGCCAAGCCGCTGAAGGCGGCCGGCTTCAAGGGCAACCCGGCCGAGCTGGCCAACGTCACCGCGCCGCCGCTGAGTGCGGTGGTGCGTGCCGGCGGTGGCACGGCCTCGTTCGTTTCCAAAGATGGCCTGCTGCTGACCAACCACCACGTGGCGATGGGCGTGATCCAGTACAACAGCTCGCCCGAGCACAACCTCATCAACGATGGCTTCATCGCCCAGGGCCGCGCCGACGAGCGCCCGGCCAACCCGGATTTCCGCGTGCTGGTCACCGTCGGCTTCGACAAGGTGACCGACCAGGTGCTGGCCCAGGCCAAGGGCAAGACCGGCCGTGCCTACTTTGATGCCGTCGATGCGGCCAGCAAGCAGATCGTGGCCGAGTGCGAGAAGGACGGCAGCGTGCGCTGCTCGGTGGCCAACATGTATTACGGCACCGACTTCTACCGCATCGCCCAGCTGGAACTGAGCGACGTGCGCCTGGTCTACGCGCCGCCGCGTGCGATCGGCAACTACGGCGATGAGATCGACAACTTCATGTGGCCGCGCCACACCGGTGACTTCACTCTGCTGCGCGCGTACGTCGGCAAGGACGGCAAGCCGGCCGCCTACAGCAAGGACAACGTGCCCTACCAGGCGCCGGCGCACCTGCAGATGTCGGTGGAAGGCCCGAAGGAAGGCGACTACGCGATGCTGGCCGGCTACCCGGGTATCACCTACCGCCACCGCACCGCGGCCGAATTCGCCGGCCAGATCGATACCGTGCTGCCGCGCCGCGTGTCGGTGTTCCAGCAGATGATCGACACCATCGAGGCGGCCAGCGCCAACGACGCGCAGGCGCGGACCCGCTACGCCTCGCAGCTGCAGTCGCTGAAGAACAACCGCAAGCGCGCTGCCGGCGAGCTGGAAGGCCTGCTGCGCAGTGATGCCAAGGCCCAGCGTGCCGCCGACGAAAGCGCCATGCTGGCGGCCACCGACCGCCGCTACCAGGCCGATATCAAGGCGCTGCTGGCCAACCTGTCGCAGGGTGCGGCGGTGGGCGAGCGCGACCTGCTGCTGGACCAGATGGCCCTGCAGACCCAGCTGCTGCGTTCGGCACTGCTGCTGGAACGCCTGCGTATCGAGTCGGCCAAGCCGGACGCGCAGCGCGAGACCGGCTTCCAGCAGCGCGACCAGGCGATGATCGAGGGCGTGCTCAAGCAGGTGCAGCGCCGCTACGCACCCGAGGTCGAGAAGGCCTTGCTGGGCAGCCTGCTGACCCGCTACCAGCAGCTACCGGACGCGCAGCGCGTGGCTGAGTTCGACGCCGCCTTCGGCCGTACCCCCGTGCAGCTGGGCAAGGCGCTGGACACCCTGTACGCCGGCACCCAGCTGGGTGACGAGGCGCAGCGCCTGTCCCGCTTTGCCGCTGCCCGCGAAGGCAAGGCGCTGGCCGCCGATCCGCTGATCGCCATCGCCGCTCCGCTGGTGGCCGCGCAGCTGCGCATCGAGAACGAGAGCAAGACCCGCGAAGGTGAGCAGCTGCGCCTGCGTCCGGCCTACATGCAGGCGCTGTTTGCCTGGCGTGCCAAGCAGGGACGTGCGGTGTATCCGGATGCCAACCGCACCCTGCGCATCAGCTACGGCAAGGTGGAAGCGCTGCATCCGCGCGATGGCGTGACCTACTCGCCGGTGACCACGGTGGCCGGCATCGTCGAGAAGAACACCAACGCCTACCCGTTCGATGCACCCAAGCCGCTGCTGGCCGCCATCGCCAAGGGCGATTTCGGCACGACCGCCGACCCCGCATTGAAGACCCAGACGGTCAATTTCCTGACCAATCTGGATACCACCGGCGGCAACTCCGGCTCGCCCGTGCTCAATGCGAAGGGTGAACTGATCGGCCTGAACTTCGACAGCAACTGGGAGTCGGTCAGCGCCAGCTGGTGGTTCGACCCGCGCTTCAAGCGTGCCGTGCACGTGGACATGCGCTACCTGCGCTGGCTGCTGGCCAAGGTCTACCCGGCGCCCGAGCTGCTGAAGGAAATGGGCGTGCCGGCCCAGTAA